The Theileria orientalis strain Shintoku DNA, chromosome 3, complete genome genome window below encodes:
- a CDS encoding uncharacterized protein (RAP domain containing protein) translates to MNRYKINILFNYCLRNNIRYITTYNHGKNGLDLIKNFTPKQIGKIAIDVSKCANSDIKIWDNFKELSINSINSFDYKDFKDLTFFNFVIDKLFEFCDSYNCAQLSQITQIISNFNNLHIDFCKLFSKVAVLFKLRLAEATHNDIVKLLNSFSRVGIYDKPLTDTLVQLVLKNNFTLDELKSVSISCTLLGHHDSDLLSKLCDMYHKDNSCLTLNDLGILSFIFSKSSFTNDKVVSIFERNLNRTDNPHLVELNGMDLPSLCLNLHSMGVQVPENLINLIDFKSLQPNLSMEMLDLFSLYPSKQESILDKCKEIKRSTEDNIKLLNYISRGPFNEISRQLFNIVMRDAIKLGKSDLSVLLADACLLKLPVTWLLEEQMYDLNHGCSSEFEKMLLCVQASIISFIMFFTNGNVTGYSNEHWLVNNHNMSLLINKIEGKLSGITDEKSLLNTLLDVVPLENDVPHILVKEFERLLCKEIKVQFHPLDIHPFFTSKHITNETVIYERIKVMLVEDTQSVFFPIYPNDLIQLEMPRNGLAVGPSFHGIPPCSVPRTPVLIKMYIISKLKYNLIPVCYYEWNRLGDDDEKAKYLLIYICVCVNLIICDDNGPEQDSSHIHLNIEYPQDEAGKLNLNTGENQQKLELKTPVVIISPTPLVDYERLYKKMMKIKPGVSGKKNPGNV, encoded by the exons atgaataggtataaaattaatattttgtttaattattgTCTAAGAAATAATATAAGATATATTACAACTTATAATCATGGTAAAAATGGGCTggatttaattaaaaattttacacCCAAACAGATtg gCAAAATTGCTATTGATGTTTCCAAATGTGCAAATAGtgacattaaaatatgggATAATTTTAAGGAATTGAGTATAAATTCAATAAATTCTTTCGATTATAAGGATTT CAAggatttaacattttttaattttgttatcGATAAGCTGTTCGAATTC tGTGACTCCTATAACTGTGCTCAATTATCGCAAATTACACAAATcatatcaaattttaataacttgCACAttgatttttgtaaattattttctAAAGTTGCAGTTCTTTTTAAACTAAGATTAGCTGAAGCCACTCACAATGATATTGTTAAACTGCTGAATTCATTTTCAAGGGTCGGAATATACGATAAACCATTAACTG ACACACTGGTACAATTGGTAttgaaaaacaattttacTCTTGATGAATTGAAGAGCGTATCTATCAGTTGTACTTTGCTTGGACATCATGACTCTGACTTACTAAGTAAACTGTGTGATATGTACCACAAAGACAATAGCT GTTTGACCCTTAATGACCTTGGAATATTGtcattcatttttagtaaGTCATCATTCACTAACGATAAAGTCGTTTCCATATTTGAAAGGAATTTAAATCGCACTGATAATCCACATTTGGTTGAGTTAAACGGGATGGATTTACCtagtttgtgtttaaatttacacagtATGGGTGTACAAGTACCAGAG aACTTGATTAACCTTATTGATTTCAAGTCATTACAGCCTAATTTATCGATGGAAATGCTAGATTTATTTTCGTTATATCCATCTAAACAGGAGTCGATACTGGACAAATGTAAAGAAATAAAG AGAAGTACAGAAGACAATATTAAGCTGTTAAACTACATATCAAGAGGGCCTTTTAATGAAATTAGTCGGCAGCTGTTTAATATAGTAATGAGAGATGCTATAAAACTAGGAAAAAGTGATTTGTCAGTGCTATTGGCTGATGCTTGCTTATTAAAGTTGCCAGTAACTTGGTTATTGGAGGAACAAATGTATGACTTGAATCATGGCTGTAGTAGCGAATTTGAAAAGATGTTACTGTGCGTACAGGCCAGTATAATATCCTTCATAATGTTCTTCACAAATGGTAATGTTACTGGTTATAGTAACGAACATTGGTTGGTAAATAACCACAATATGTCGttgttaataaacaaaattgagGGCAAACTTAGCGGAATAACCGATGAAAAGTCACTGCTGAATACACTTTTGGATGTAGTTCCACTTGAAAATGATGTGCCTCATATACTAGTTAAAGAGTTCGAAAGGCTTTTGTGCAAAGAAATAAAGGTACAGTTCCATCCATTAGATATTCATCCGTTCTTCACCAGTAAGCACATAACTAAT GAAACAGTTATTTATGAAAGGATAAAAGTGATGTTGGTTGAGGATACACAGAGTGTATTCTTTCCAATTTATCCAAATGACCTTATACAGCTGGAA ATGCCCCGTAATGGACTTGCAGTCGGACCTAGTTTCCATGGGATTCCTCCTTGTAGCGTCCCTAGGACGCCAGTACTCATTaaaatgtacattatttCCAAATTGaagtataatttaatcCCAGTGTGCTACTACGAATGGAACAGATTGGGTGACGATGATGAGAAGGCTAAATATCTG ttaatatatatttgtgtgtgtgtaaacttaattatttgtgaCGACAATGGACCAGAACAGGACTCATCGCACATACATCTCAATATAG AGTACCCCCAGGATGAAGCCGGAAAATTGAACCTAAACACAG GAGAAAACCAGCAAAAACTGGAGCTCAAAACGCCCGTTGTTATAATTTCGCCCACG CCGCTCGTCGATTATGAGCGTCTGTACAAGAAAATGATGAAGATTAAACCGGGAGTGAGTGGAAAAAAGAATCCGggtaatgtgtaa
- a CDS encoding cysteinyl-tRNA synthetase, producing MLNFKTALSFKYINRVNLNVLVKDSIRSSSKLGWSHMATESDLRDWKPPSKQNKFVTGLRLRNSLKHSENVEFVPEEGRKVKWYTCGPTVYDVAHMGHARTYIACDTIRSIMQNYLNYDVFFVENITDIDDKIIQRALKEGKEFSDVSSHWEREFWSDMLSLGVSLPDCITRVSDYVEEIVEFIERIVSNGYAYESEGSVYFDIEAFRSSGKHAYAKLEPNSFNDLNRILDAEGSLTEVSANKRSKSDFALWKRSKENEPSWDSPWGPGRPGWHIECSAMSSCIFEKGVFDIHSGGIDLRFPHHDNEIAQSEAYFDSNRWVNYFIHFGHLHIKGLKMSKSLKNFVSIKEMLSRYNRRQIRLLFLNARYDSTLNFNYDAEGMDETVKIDDELYNFFSRLNSRLSKPELEQKWSEEHLELSRMFERLKTEVHEAILDNFDTPEVLSLIRKFVTHVNTFMSDVTKTVNYTQALSFKEYLYRILGVFKLVEPGCEYGVDKEVSTSENEKKLLEELVNLRQKTRVFAQAALKSNSTEEAKSILKHCDHIRDVSLPNMGIILEDDGSSVVKYKSLHDQELERLRKEEKKKQREQLERERLEILSTPPEEYIHKSFPNKFGKLDEQYLPVEYIDGTPISKSERKSMEKVNEKVTLWFS from the exons atgcttaattttaaaacagctttatcatttaaatatatcaaCAGAGTTAATTTGAACGTATTAGTGAAGGATTCGATAAGATCGAGTAGTAAACTAGGCTGGAGTCACATGGCAACAGAATCGGACCTGAGAGACTGGAAGCCTCCGtctaaacaaaataaatttgtaacaGGATTGAGACTGAGGAATTCGTTAAAACATTCGGAAAACGTGGAATTTGTGCCCGAG GAAGGAAGGAAGGTTAAATGGTACACCTGCGGACCAACAGTATATGACGTAGCCCATATGGGCCACGCAAGGACGTATATCGCCTGTGATACAATAAGGAGCATCATGCAGAACTATTTGAATTACGACGTGTTCTTCGTGGAAAACATAACGGATATAGACGATAAGATCATCCAGAGAGCCTTAAAGGAG GGGAAGGAGTTCTCGGATGTGTCGTCGCACTGGGAAAGGGAGTTCTGGAGCGATATGCTATCGCTGGGAGTGAG CTTGCCAGACTGCATAACAAGAGTGAGCGACTACGTTGAGGAGATCGTGGAGTTTATCGAAAGGATAGTGAGCAACGGGTACGCATACGAGTCAGAAGGAAGCGTGTACTTCGACATAGAGGCGTTTAGAAGCAGCGGCAAGCACGCGTACGCGAAGCTGGAGCCAAACAGCTTCAACGACCTAAACAGAATACTGGACGCGGAGGGATCACTGACCGAAGTGTCGGCGAACAAGAGGTCGAAGAGCGACTTTGCGCTGTGGAAGAGGTCGAAGGAAAATGAGCCATCATGGGACTCGCCCTGGGGACCAGGGAGGCCAG gTTGGCACATAGAGTGTAGCGCAATGTCGAGTTGCATATTTGAAAAGGGAGTGTTTGACATACACTCAGGAGGAATAGACCTGAGGTTCCCACACCACGACAACGAAATAGCGCAGTCGGAAGCATACTTCGACTCAAACAGATGGGTCAACTACTTCATACACTTCGGACACCTGCACATCAAGGGGCTGAAGATGAGCAAGAGCCTGAAGAACTTCGTGTCAATCAAAGAGATGCTCTCAAGATATAACAGGAGACAAATAAGGTTGTTGTTTCTTAACGCAAG ATACGACTCGACGTTGAATTTTAACTACGACGCAGAAGGAATGGACGAGACAGTGAAGATAGACGACGAATTGTACAATTTCTTCTCAAGGTTGAATTCGAGGCTGTCGAAGCCTGAGCTGGAGCAGAAATGGTCAGAAGAACACCTGGAACTAAGTAGAATGTTCGAACGCCTGAAAACAGAG gTGCACGAAGCAATATTGGATAACTTTGACACGCCTGAAGTGTTGTCGCTAATAAGGAAGTTTGTAACACACGTTAACACGTTCATGTCGGATGTTACGAAGACAGTGAATTACACGCAGGCACTGTCATTTAAAGAGTATCTATACAGAATATTGGGA GTGTTTAAGTTAGTGGAACCAGGATGCGAATACGGAGTAGATAAGGAAGTTAGTACATCGGAGAatgagaagaagctgctggaggagtTGGTAAACTTGCGCCAAAAG ACACGGGTATTTGCACAAGCCGCGCTGAAGAGCAACAGCACGGAAGAAGCAAAGAGCATACTGAAGCATTGTGATCACATAAGAGACGTATCGCTACCAAACATGGGAATAATATTAGAAGATGACGGAAGCAGCGTAGTAAAGTACAAGTCACT GCACGATCAGGAGTTGGAAAGACTGagaaaggaggaaaagaaaaagCAGAGAGAACAATTAGAG AGAGAAAGGCTGGAGATTTTGTCGACACCGCCGGAGGAGTACATACACAAGTCGTTTCCAAACAAATTTGGAAAGTTGGATGAGCAATATCTGCCAGTAGAATACATTGATGGAACGCCAATATCGAAAAGTGAAAGGAAGTCAATGGAGAAGGTAAATGAAAAAGTAACATTGTGGTTTAGTTGA